From Quercus lobata isolate SW786 chromosome 1, ValleyOak3.0 Primary Assembly, whole genome shotgun sequence, one genomic window encodes:
- the LOC115990465 gene encoding uncharacterized protein LOC115990465, whose protein sequence is MASSLHLLIQVQPLPNFPSITVPLFPQKPFHIPSLTSLKPSNKPLFSKPLTVPFALTESSDSPNSLQPNNNAQSLLQQLADSFDLPQDYFSQLPSDLRIDLNDAAFDLSNGPVIDECGQALGDTLLNLSRAWELADTSTSHSLASKLPGLEESLTDNAKSAGLALGKRLVSAGRRFQSMGQFGQGELQKIAKVMITTGRLLSASSVSTAAEEQSKKETRMFKFGELQVEFTSDKAYIGAAIGFAFGILSWQLGQGVQSIPESSLQYANDNALLLAKSLRGALLAICYSSAVLSAFCTVGLVLLGRQLDSKEYMFCDVPLI, encoded by the exons ATGGCTTCTTCTCTTCATCTTCTCATCCAAGTCCAACCTCTCCCCAATTTCCCTTCCATCACTGTTCCTCTCTTTCCCCAAAAACCCTTCCATATCCCTTCCCTGACCTCTCTCAAACCCTCCAACAAACCCCTTTTCTCTAAACCCCTCACAGTCCCATTTGCTCTCACTGAATCTTCAGATTCTCCAAACTCACTTCAACCCAACAATAACGCTCAGTCCCTCCTTCAACAACTTGCA GATAGCTTTGATCTTCCGCAGGACTATTTTTCACAGCTTCCAAGTGATCTTCGTATAGAT CTAAATGATGCGGCTTTTGACCTTTCGAATGGGCCGGTAATTGATGAg TGTGGTCAAGCTCTGGGAGATACATTGTTAAATCTCTCTCGAGCATGGGAACTTGCTGACACATCAACTTCCCATAGTTTAGCAAGCAAGCTCCCTGGGTTGGAGGAGTCTTTGACAGACAATGCCAAATCAG CTGGTTTAGCACTTGGCAAGCGTTTGGTGTCTGCTGGAAGGAGGTTCCAGTCCATGGGGCAGTTTGGTCAAGGTGAACTACAGAAG ATTGCAAAAGTAATGATTACAACTGGAAGGCTTCTTTCTGCAAGTTCAGTATCTACAGCAGCTGAAGAACAATCAAAGAAGGAAACCAGGATGTTTAAG TTTGGGGAACTTCAGGTTGAATTTACATCAGATAAAGCCTACATTGGTGCTGCAATTGGCTTTGCTTTTGG GATTCTTTCATGGCAACTAGGTCAGGGTGTTCAAAGCATTCCAGAGAGTTCATTGCAGTATGCAAATGATAATGCTTTGCTGTTGGCTAAG TCTCTGAGGGGAGCTCTACTTGCAATCTGCTACTCATCGGCAGTTCTGTCTGCTTTTTGTACTGTGGGACTTGTCTTACTTGGAAGACAACTGGACTCAAAGGAATA TATGTTCTGCGACGTGCCACTAATATGA